The Corallococcus silvisoli genome contains the following window.
GGGCCAGCCGGCGGTGGCCGCGGGGCTGCGCACGGGCCTGGCGCTGGGGATTCCGCTGCTCGTGTCGGCGCTGCTGAAGATGCCGCAGGCGTCGTGGGCGGGCATGGCGGGGCTCTTCGTCGCGCTGGTGGACAAGGGCGGGCCGTACCGCACGCGCGCGCGGGCCATGGGCGCGATGACGGTGCTGGGCGCGGTCGTGGGGTTCGTCGTCGCGCTGCCCAGCCCCCTCTGGGTGGACGTGGCGCTGACGCTCTTCTGGGTGACGGCGTGCGGCTTCGCGCGCAGCTACGGCGAGGTGCCGGGCATCGTGGGGATGCTGCTGGCCAACCTGTTCGTGGTGTCGCTGGCACTGCCGTCCCACGGGCTGAAAGGGGTGCTGCTGCAGGCGGCGTACTTCGTCGCGGGCGGCCTGTGGTCCATGTTCCTGGCGCTGGTGCTGTGGCCGTTGCGGCCCTACCGCCCGGCGCGGCTGGCCATCGCGGCCTGCTACGAGGAGCTGGCGGAGGTCGCGGACGCGGTGGCGGGCTGGCCCATGGAGGGCCCTTCCCGGGTGGGCTCCTGGGCGGCGGTGCAGCGGGCCGCGAGCATGCGGCAGGCGCTGGAGACGGCGCGCGCCACGCTGGGCGCCACGCGCCAGGGGCGGCAGGAGGAGAGCGGCCGGGGAGAGCACCTGCTGGTGCTGCTGGAGGACGCGGACGCGCTGTCGCTGCTGCTCACGGCGATGTCGGAGTCGCTGGATGAAGCCCCTCGCCAGGGGGCCTGCCGGAAGGTCCGGCTCGAGGCCCAGCATGCGTTGGGGGCGCTGGCGGTGGACCTGCGGGGCGTGGTGGGGGCGCTGGTGCGGGGCTCGGTGCCGGCGCCGACGTCGTGGGACGCGGAGCGGGTGACGCGGATGATCCAGTCGGAGGGGGGCCTCCCGGAGCCGGCGCGCTCGCAGTACTCGCACGGCGCGGGCCTGCTGGGGCGGCTGCGGGAGTACAGCGCCGTGGCGCTGGACGTGGCTTCGCGGCTGGAGAGCGGCGAGCCCCTGCCCGAGCGCGACACGAAGCCCTTCGCCCCGGAAGAGGCGCGGCCGCGTTCGTGGTGGGAGGTGCTGCGGGACCACCTGACGCCGGAGTCCGTGGTCTTCCGGCACGCGCTGCGGCTGGGGCTCACCGCGACGGTGGCGACGGCGGTCGCGGAGGGGCTGGGGCTCAACCACTGGTACTGGGTGACCATCACCGTGATTGTCGTGTTGCAGCCGTACGCGGGGCTGACGACAGAGAAGGGGCTGCAGCGCGTGGCGGGGACATTGGTGGGCAGCGTGCTGGCCATGGGGCTGGTGCACGTGTTGCCCGCGCGGTGGATGGTGCTGACGGCCATCGTGGTGCTCATCTGCGTGTCGGTGAGCGTGCGGCCCCTCAACTTCACCGTCTTCCAGGTGCTGCTGGCGCCCGCGCTGGTGCTGCTCGCGGAGATCCAGACCGGGGACTGGACGCTCGCGGGGGTGCGCATCCTCAACACGCTGCTGGGGGGCGGCCTGGCGCTGCTGGGCATCCGGCTGCTCTGGCCCAGCCCGGAGCATGCGCGCTTCCCGGAGGAGGTGGCCAGCGTGCTGGAGGCGGACCGGGACTACCTGCGGGAGGTGGCCCGGACGCCGGTGCCCTCGGAGCCGGCGCTGCGCGAGGCCCGGCGCAAGGTGGGCGTGGCGCTCCTGGCCGCGGAGGCGTCGTTCCAGCGGCTGCTCAGCGAGTGGAAGGGGCCGGCGAAGGAGCTGGAGCCCGGGATGGCGCTCATCACCTTCGCGCGGCGCTTCACGGCGGCGGTGACGGCGCTGGCGGCGAGCCGTGTCTGGCACCCGGGGCCGGACCTGGGGCCGGTGTCGCGCTATGCG
Protein-coding sequences here:
- a CDS encoding FUSC family protein, translating into MRGVPGETGAEGWVAPRGRLARGHLPRHVAGLFRFQPGQPAVAAGLRTGLALGIPLLVSALLKMPQASWAGMAGLFVALVDKGGPYRTRARAMGAMTVLGAVVGFVVALPSPLWVDVALTLFWVTACGFARSYGEVPGIVGMLLANLFVVSLALPSHGLKGVLLQAAYFVAGGLWSMFLALVLWPLRPYRPARLAIAACYEELAEVADAVAGWPMEGPSRVGSWAAVQRAASMRQALETARATLGATRQGRQEESGRGEHLLVLLEDADALSLLLTAMSESLDEAPRQGACRKVRLEAQHALGALAVDLRGVVGALVRGSVPAPTSWDAERVTRMIQSEGGLPEPARSQYSHGAGLLGRLREYSAVALDVASRLESGEPLPERDTKPFAPEEARPRSWWEVLRDHLTPESVVFRHALRLGLTATVATAVAEGLGLNHWYWVTITVIVVLQPYAGLTTEKGLQRVAGTLVGSVLAMGLVHVLPARWMVLTAIVVLICVSVSVRPLNFTVFQVLLAPALVLLAEIQTGDWTLAGVRILNTLLGGGLALLGIRLLWPSPEHARFPEEVASVLEADRDYLREVARTPVPSEPALREARRKVGVALLAAEASFQRLLSEWKGPAKELEPGMALITFARRFTAAVTALAASRVWHPGPDLGPVSRYASDALAELSAALVSRRVPSRLRHEAPAVEGADALARTQVTRLVRQLGVLHHAVERMPPALRASGDGAGPAPT